The following are from one region of the Microbacterium paraoxydans genome:
- a CDS encoding CPBP family intramembrane glutamic endopeptidase: protein MTDAAPHRSAWQRFWDRGGWWRALLLAAVYYGLYQLLSLAFLPLAAQVDDPASAAGVLVYDVLPILVGGLLLVGFIASVGWWRPVFGRQPIRGAGWMWIAIVAVLLFNVLRFLTIEDGSVGVDVVATWLLAGLAIGFAEEVLTRGLVVKMMRDAGARELVVAVISAAIFAGLHAGNLLTGQDLLPTLFQLVYTFAFGICMYLALRVTRTIVAPILLHASTDPSIFLQTLHPAEGGLTALAALGEHRRGRRGPRADGLHPRAGRNLRTPHLRLSALTARVTPHARRRGCRPPPSRRPAQPPGARRRRTGPRRRRR, encoded by the coding sequence ATGACCGACGCCGCACCGCACCGTTCCGCCTGGCAGCGCTTCTGGGATCGCGGAGGCTGGTGGCGCGCCCTCCTACTCGCCGCCGTGTACTACGGGCTCTATCAGCTGCTCTCGCTGGCCTTCCTCCCGCTGGCCGCGCAGGTGGACGACCCGGCGAGTGCGGCCGGCGTCCTCGTCTACGACGTCCTGCCGATCCTCGTCGGGGGTCTCCTGCTCGTCGGGTTCATCGCCTCGGTCGGGTGGTGGCGCCCCGTGTTCGGGCGCCAGCCGATCCGGGGAGCGGGATGGATGTGGATCGCGATCGTCGCCGTCCTGCTGTTCAACGTCCTCCGCTTCCTCACGATCGAGGACGGCAGCGTCGGGGTGGATGTCGTGGCGACCTGGTTGCTCGCCGGCCTCGCCATCGGCTTCGCGGAGGAGGTCCTCACGCGCGGCCTCGTCGTGAAGATGATGCGGGACGCGGGGGCGCGCGAGCTCGTCGTCGCGGTGATCTCCGCGGCGATCTTCGCCGGGCTGCACGCGGGCAACCTCCTGACCGGCCAGGATCTGCTCCCGACCCTCTTCCAGCTCGTCTACACCTTCGCGTTCGGCATCTGCATGTACCTCGCGCTCCGCGTCACCCGGACCATCGTGGCCCCGATCCTCCTCCACGCCAGCACCGACCCGAGCATCTTCCTTCAGACGCTGCACCCCGCCGAGGGTGGGCTGACGGCGCTCGCGGCTCTGGGGGAACATCGTCGTGGTCGTCGTGGGCCTCGTGCTGATGGTCTTCATCCGCGGGCGGGTCGAAACCTCCGCACCCCGCACCTTCGCCTCTCGGCGCTGACAGCGCGCGTCACGCCGCACGCCAGACGGCGTGGGTGCCGACCGCCGCCATCGCGAAGACCAGCACAGCCACCCGGTGCGCGTCGCCGGCGGACAGGGCCGCGTCGGAGGCGCCGATGA
- a CDS encoding enoyl-CoA hydratase/isomerase family protein, whose protein sequence is MSDAILFAVDEGMARLTLNRPTRLNAFNADLAYAWRDATVEATSRDDVQAILIDAAGPAFCAGGDVIDMATTMGSSGAEITALAEVINTGIRALTESSVPVVAAAHGTTAGGGLGILLATDYAVVGSRSQLGSLYANIGLTPDLSVSAQLARAVGQRRALQLVLQDRLLTAAEALDWGLVAEVVEGEDGRTEADRVRARAEEVARFWLAGAADAYGQAKRLVRSQPERTFAEQLSEEARSIGAALETPDAQARVAAFAAASAKKAG, encoded by the coding sequence ATGAGTGATGCCATCCTGTTCGCCGTCGACGAGGGGATGGCGCGGCTGACGCTGAACCGTCCGACCCGCCTCAACGCCTTCAACGCCGATCTGGCGTACGCCTGGAGGGACGCGACCGTCGAGGCGACGTCGCGAGACGACGTGCAGGCCATCCTCATCGATGCGGCGGGACCGGCGTTCTGCGCGGGCGGTGACGTGATCGACATGGCGACGACCATGGGGTCGTCCGGGGCGGAGATCACCGCGCTGGCGGAAGTGATCAACACCGGGATCCGCGCGCTCACGGAGTCGAGCGTGCCGGTGGTCGCCGCGGCGCACGGGACGACGGCCGGCGGCGGACTCGGCATCCTGCTCGCCACGGACTACGCGGTGGTGGGCTCGCGGTCGCAGCTCGGGAGCCTGTACGCGAATATCGGGCTCACTCCGGACCTCTCCGTGTCGGCCCAGCTCGCACGGGCCGTCGGCCAGCGCCGTGCCCTGCAGCTCGTGCTGCAGGACCGGCTTCTCACCGCCGCGGAGGCCCTCGACTGGGGGCTCGTGGCCGAGGTCGTGGAGGGCGAGGACGGCAGGACGGAAGCCGACCGAGTCCGTGCACGGGCCGAGGAGGTCGCGCGGTTCTGGCTCGCCGGGGCGGCGGACGCGTACGGGCAGGCCAAGCGGCTGGTGCGGTCGCAGCCGGAGCGCACGTTCGCCGAGCAGCTGAGCGAGGAGGCTCGGTCGATCGGTGCCGCCCTGGAGACCCCGGACGCGCAGGCGCGGGTCGCGGCGTTCGCGGCGGCCTCCGCGAAGAAGGCCGGCTGA
- a CDS encoding M23 family metallopeptidase codes for MPFENPQAAAAPTRRSSRPRTAASEASASGSTAPLADAETVIALAAVIPLSRRAARQRQAEVPPVPVAPEEPFIAAAAPVIADVPAVPVVAEIVEKSEDTVPVEDIAPASEPFVAEADAEGDAFERASRAFRETGSIPTSSASRRSAFVANAASQAAPKIDTAGLAAVGPRRTRRIRKTLAAGATVGAMGLAGLLAVSMTLPAEAVAAAQGGSLASTSLVTAAAADAAGSADDEIQAFVAPSGVQNEPLSRADNFSTVSLVEVAAEQGINYSGEIFTNDPDAAIQWPFLVGVGMSYGYGMRSGRLHEGIDFVPGNGAPIQAIADGTVRIATEQGAAYGVTVYIDHVIDGSVITSHYSHMQYGSLQVKAGDKVKVGDIVGKTGNTGRSYGAHLHFELIVNGTTIDPMPWLKKNAGRTSLTSEE; via the coding sequence TTGCCCTTCGAGAACCCCCAGGCTGCCGCTGCGCCCACGCGCCGGTCCAGCCGCCCTCGCACTGCGGCCTCCGAGGCCTCGGCGAGCGGGTCGACGGCACCCCTCGCTGACGCGGAGACCGTGATCGCCCTCGCTGCTGTCATCCCGCTCTCCCGTCGCGCCGCGCGTCAGCGCCAGGCCGAGGTACCCCCGGTGCCGGTCGCACCTGAGGAGCCCTTCATCGCCGCGGCTGCGCCCGTCATCGCCGATGTCCCCGCGGTGCCCGTCGTCGCCGAGATCGTCGAGAAGTCAGAGGACACGGTTCCGGTCGAGGACATCGCCCCGGCGTCCGAGCCCTTCGTCGCCGAGGCTGACGCCGAGGGCGACGCGTTCGAGCGCGCCTCCCGCGCCTTCCGCGAGACCGGCTCCATCCCGACGTCGTCGGCGTCCCGCCGTTCGGCTTTCGTCGCGAACGCCGCATCGCAGGCTGCGCCGAAGATCGACACCGCCGGCCTCGCCGCCGTCGGTCCTCGCCGCACCCGCCGCATCCGCAAGACCCTCGCCGCCGGTGCCACCGTCGGCGCGATGGGGCTCGCCGGACTCCTGGCCGTGTCCATGACCCTGCCGGCGGAGGCCGTCGCGGCCGCCCAGGGCGGATCGCTCGCCTCGACGTCCCTCGTCACCGCGGCCGCCGCTGACGCGGCAGGCTCGGCGGACGACGAGATTCAGGCCTTCGTCGCGCCGTCCGGCGTGCAGAACGAGCCGCTCTCTCGTGCCGACAACTTCAGCACCGTGTCGCTCGTCGAGGTCGCCGCCGAGCAGGGCATCAACTACTCGGGCGAGATCTTCACCAACGACCCGGATGCCGCCATCCAGTGGCCGTTCCTCGTCGGTGTGGGCATGAGCTACGGCTACGGCATGCGCAGCGGCCGCCTCCACGAGGGCATCGACTTCGTTCCGGGCAACGGTGCGCCCATCCAGGCCATCGCCGACGGCACCGTCCGCATCGCCACCGAGCAGGGTGCCGCCTACGGTGTCACGGTCTACATCGACCACGTCATCGACGGCTCGGTCATCACGAGCCACTACTCGCACATGCAGTACGGCTCGCTGCAGGTCAAGGCGGGCGACAAGGTCAAGGTCGGCGACATCGTCGGCAAGACCGGTAACACCGGCCGCTCCTACGGGGCGCACCTGCACTTCGAGCTCATCGTGAACGGGACGACCATCGACCCGATGCCGTGGCTCAAGAAGAACGCCGGACGCACGTCGCTCACCTCGGAGGAGTGA
- a CDS encoding inositol monophosphatase family protein, protein MDALELSALATEIAEEAGALARTRRREGVRLAATKSTLADIVTEADREVEALIRERLRAARPADGFLGEESGAAAGDSGITWVVDPIDGTVNYAYGIPAYNVSIAAVSGPPEPDAWEALAAAVHAPAVGETFSAARGHGAWSDGVRLAATAVTDAGALLATGFGYDPATHDGDLATVRRVMPIARDLRRMGSAALDLAYVAAGRLDGYFERGLKPWDHAAGALLVQEAGGRVSRIDRESPRPFLIAGGVTVHDRLRDILDEEKP, encoded by the coding sequence ATCGACGCTCTCGAGCTCAGCGCGCTGGCGACCGAGATCGCCGAGGAGGCGGGTGCGCTCGCCCGTACCCGACGTCGGGAGGGCGTCCGGCTCGCGGCGACCAAGTCGACGCTCGCCGACATCGTGACCGAGGCGGACCGCGAGGTGGAGGCGCTCATCCGCGAGCGACTGCGCGCGGCCCGGCCGGCGGACGGTTTCCTCGGTGAGGAGTCGGGTGCGGCCGCCGGCGACAGCGGCATCACGTGGGTGGTCGACCCCATCGACGGCACGGTGAACTACGCCTACGGCATCCCGGCGTACAACGTGAGCATCGCGGCCGTCAGCGGTCCTCCGGAGCCGGACGCCTGGGAGGCGCTGGCCGCCGCCGTGCACGCGCCCGCTGTAGGGGAGACCTTCTCGGCCGCTCGCGGGCACGGTGCCTGGTCGGACGGCGTCCGGCTCGCGGCGACCGCGGTGACCGACGCCGGGGCACTCCTGGCGACCGGGTTCGGCTACGACCCGGCGACGCACGACGGCGACCTCGCGACGGTCCGCCGGGTGATGCCCATCGCCCGGGATCTCCGCCGTATGGGATCGGCGGCCCTCGACCTGGCCTACGTGGCGGCGGGCCGACTGGACGGATACTTCGAGCGCGGCCTCAAACCGTGGGATCACGCGGCGGGCGCCCTGCTCGTCCAGGAAGCGGGCGGCCGGGTGAGCCGGATCGACCGGGAATCGCCGCGGCCCTTCCTGATCGCGGGTGGCGTGACCGTGCACGACCGACTCCGGGATATCCTCGATGAGGAGAAACCCTGA